GGGAACGCGGCGGGTGAGGAACAGGTCCGGCTGTTCGCGGGGCGGCGGCGCGAGTACCGGTCGCGCTAGGCAATACCGGTTGCGTTTGGAAATCGTTTACTCGTACACGCGTATGCTCGTCGGGTGGTTGAGCATCGGATGATCGACGTGAACGGCATACGGCTGCACATCGCGGAGCAGGGCGAGGGCCCGCTCGTGGTGCTGCTGCACGGGTTCCCGGAGTCCTGGCACTCCTGGCGGCACCAGTTCCGGCCGCTGGCCGAGGCCGGTTACCGGGTGGTCGCGCCCGACCAGCGCGGGTACGGGCGCAGCGATCACCCCGAGGACGTGGCCGCGTACAGCATCTTCCACCTGGTGGGCGACGTGGTCGGGCTGGTCCACGCGCTGGGTGAGGAGCGGGCGTTCGTCGTCGGGCACGACTGGGGAGCGCCGGTGGCCTGGCACACCGCGCTGCTGCGGCCGGACGTGGTGCGCGGGGTTGCGGGGCTGAGCGTGCCGCCGCCGTTCCGTGGCGGGCAGCCGCCGCTCACAACCATGCGGGAGCGGTTCGAGGGGCGCTTCTACTGGAACTACTTCGAGCAGCCCGGGCTCGCCGAGGCCGAGTTCACCGCCGACACCCGCGCCACCCTGCGCAAGCTGCTGTACTCCGCCTCGGGCGACGCACCGGGCGCCGGGCGCCCCGAGCAGGCCCTGGTCGACCTGGAGCGGGGCTGGCTGGCGGACGCGCCCGACCCCGAGGTGCTGCCCGACTGGCTGACCGAGGAGGACCTCGACGTCCTCACCGACAGCTACGCGCAGGGCTTCACCGGCGCGCTCAACTGGTACCGGAACCTGGACCGCAACTGGGAGCTCACCGCCCCCTGGCAGGGAGCGGTCGTCTCCCCGCCCGCGCTGTACGTGTACGGCGACCGGGACCTGGTCCCGGCCTTCCCGGGCACGCCCGAACTGATCGAGAAGCTGCCCGAGTTGATGCCCGACCTGCGCCGGAAGCCGCTCGTGCTGCCGGGCTGCGGCCACTGGACGCAGCAGGAGCGGCCCGCCGAGGTGACCGAGGCGCTGCTCGACTTCCTGACGGAGCTGCGGGACTGACGCCCTGTCCGGATCAGTCCCAAGGGGGCTTCTGATGGATCTCCGTGGAAGAAGGAGCGGCGTTCGGTGCGTGCTCTCGGCGTGCCGGGCGGAAGGCCTCGTAGCGGAGCTACCAGGGTTTTTGTCCGGTGCGGCGAGAGTGCGTGCCGAACGCCGCGACGCCGCGGAGATCCATCAGAAGCCCCTAGCTCGTGCGCGCCGTGCCCGTGCCCTTCTCCGCGTCCAGCGCGTACACGCAGCGGTCCTTGCTGCACGCGTACACCACTCCGTCCTGGACGACCGGGGAGCCGGTGATCTCGCCGCCGGTGGCGAGCTTCCAGCGGAGCCGGCCGTCGTCGGCCTTCAGGGTGTAGAGCAGGTGGTCGGTGGAGCCGAAGTGGAT
The genomic region above belongs to Streptomyces coeruleorubidus and contains:
- a CDS encoding alpha/beta fold hydrolase, with translation MIDVNGIRLHIAEQGEGPLVVLLHGFPESWHSWRHQFRPLAEAGYRVVAPDQRGYGRSDHPEDVAAYSIFHLVGDVVGLVHALGEERAFVVGHDWGAPVAWHTALLRPDVVRGVAGLSVPPPFRGGQPPLTTMRERFEGRFYWNYFEQPGLAEAEFTADTRATLRKLLYSASGDAPGAGRPEQALVDLERGWLADAPDPEVLPDWLTEEDLDVLTDSYAQGFTGALNWYRNLDRNWELTAPWQGAVVSPPALYVYGDRDLVPAFPGTPELIEKLPELMPDLRRKPLVLPGCGHWTQQERPAEVTEALLDFLTELRD